One window from the genome of Bacteroidales bacterium encodes:
- a CDS encoding plasmid pRiA4b ORF-3 family protein, with amino-acid sequence MHAYKFRLTSYENDEFIREISVLANQTFEDFHKCIVKTCKFPGKELASFYLCDNQWHKRQEITLMDMSDETLDESDFDDDESENKKPILVMKDVKLNKVINDPHQKLIYIYDFFNLFTIDIELIKIIKVDSTENYPMVELAESDIIIRNVVPSSIIEGEEYVFLEEELSDDIDIENDDIDEKDTFFEDDQDSF; translated from the coding sequence ATGCACGCTTATAAATTTAGATTAACTTCATATGAAAATGATGAATTCATTAGGGAAATAAGTGTTTTAGCAAATCAAACATTTGAAGATTTTCATAAATGTATTGTAAAGACTTGTAAATTTCCAGGCAAAGAATTAGCGTCATTTTATTTATGTGATAATCAGTGGCATAAACGTCAGGAAATAACACTTATGGATATGTCTGACGAAACTTTGGACGAATCTGATTTTGATGATGATGAAAGTGAAAATAAAAAGCCTATTCTAGTAATGAAAGACGTGAAATTGAATAAGGTTATAAACGATCCTCATCAAAAATTAATTTATATATATGATTTTTTTAATTTATTTACCATAGATATTGAGTTGATTAAAATTATAAAAGTTGACTCAACTGAAAATTATCCGATGGTTGAATTAGCAGAATCTGATATTATTATAAGAAATGTAGTGCCTTCCTCAATTATAGAAGGTGAAGAATATGTCTTTTTAGAAGAAGAATTGTCAGATGATATAGATATCGAAAATGATGATATTGATGAAAAAGACACATTCTTTGAAGATGATCAAGACAGCTTTTAG
- a CDS encoding HD domain-containing protein, translating to MILDYLQHKIFNIIHKRALEKNIKCFVVGGYVRDIFLKINSNDIDIVVEGNGIEMAEYVAQQLNPVPKVSVFKNFGTAHFVFEGIEWEFVGARSESYNPESRNPLVKPANIFEDQKRRDFTINTLAISLGDDFGTLHDPFNGIKDLENKIIRTPTDPFITFSDDPLRMLRAVRFASRFDFEITEEAQNSIKENLFRIKIIAPDRIAQELNKILMQNQPSKGIKLLDEFGLLQLILPELTDLKGVENMHGVMHKENFTHSLQVLDNIALKTDSLWLRWAALLHDIGKSPTKKYDPAKGWTFHGHDSVGQRMVYKIFKRLHLPQNEKMNYVAKIVGLHLRPISLVEEGVSDSALRRLIFEAGNDLEDLLLLASADITSANKKKVKQYLKNFEDLKIKLAETEEKDRIRNFQPPVSGEEIMEYFGIGPSREVGIIKNYIKDAIIEGIIHNDRDEAFNLMIKKGIELGLKAKK from the coding sequence ATGATTTTAGATTATTTACAACATAAAATTTTCAATATAATTCACAAACGAGCACTTGAAAAAAATATAAAATGCTTTGTGGTAGGTGGATATGTTAGAGATATTTTTTTGAAAATTAATTCTAACGATATTGATATTGTTGTGGAAGGCAATGGAATAGAAATGGCTGAATATGTTGCTCAGCAGCTCAATCCAGTGCCTAAAGTTTCTGTTTTTAAAAATTTTGGAACAGCACATTTTGTTTTTGAAGGAATCGAATGGGAATTTGTTGGTGCTAGAAGTGAAAGTTATAATCCTGAAAGCCGTAATCCGCTAGTAAAGCCTGCAAATATTTTTGAAGACCAGAAGCGAAGAGATTTTACTATAAATACTTTAGCTATAAGTTTGGGAGATGATTTCGGCACATTGCATGACCCTTTTAATGGCATTAAAGACTTAGAAAATAAGATAATTAGAACACCAACAGACCCATTTATAACTTTTTCAGACGATCCGTTGCGTATGTTGAGAGCTGTGCGTTTCGCTTCCCGCTTTGACTTTGAAATAACAGAAGAAGCTCAAAACTCTATTAAGGAAAATTTATTTAGAATTAAAATAATTGCGCCAGATCGCATAGCTCAAGAATTGAATAAAATTCTAATGCAAAATCAGCCGTCTAAAGGAATAAAACTTTTAGATGAATTTGGCTTATTGCAGCTAATATTGCCAGAATTAACTGATTTGAAAGGCGTTGAAAATATGCATGGGGTTATGCATAAAGAAAATTTTACACATTCATTGCAAGTTCTTGACAATATTGCTTTGAAAACAGATTCTTTATGGTTGCGTTGGGCGGCTTTATTACATGATATTGGTAAATCGCCAACAAAAAAATACGATCCAGCAAAAGGTTGGACTTTCCATGGACACGATAGCGTAGGGCAGAGAATGGTTTATAAAATTTTCAAGCGATTACATTTGCCGCAAAATGAAAAAATGAACTATGTTGCGAAAATTGTTGGATTGCATTTGCGTCCTATTAGCTTAGTGGAAGAAGGAGTTTCTGATAGTGCTTTAAGACGACTGATTTTTGAGGCAGGAAACGACCTCGAAGACTTGCTTCTACTTGCTTCTGCTGATATAACCTCGGCAAACAAGAAAAAAGTAAAGCAATACTTAAAAAATTTCGAAGACTTAAAAATAAAACTTGCCGAAACTGAAGAAAAAGACCGCATTAGAAATTTCCAGCCTCCTGTAAGTGGAGAAGAAATAATGGAATATTTCGGAATAGGTCCGTCAAGGGAAGTTGGCATTATTAAAAATTATATTAAAGATGCAATTATTGAAGGTATCATTCATAATGACCGTGATGAAGCCTTTAATTTAATGATAAAAAAAGGAATAGAATTGGGGCTAAAAGCCAAAAAGTAA
- a CDS encoding tetratricopeptide repeat protein, which translates to MKKLTSFLVALIVSVAVFAQKNLVVSAYNYLKDGKLDRALASIEPASKHPQTMSDAKTWLYRGNVYLSIAMTKNEKYKSLCSAPLDSAYNSYQKSIAIDKDYLAITANPPSAKLGLYYLGDQYFNVGADHYNKQDWANARFYFERTKQIKNSFGDKDSVATFYAAQVAIKMSDNETAMRYMRELISMNYQKPEVYSILANLYKESSDTARMLSTIELGRKRFPTDLGLIIPETNYYLTKGDYQKAQELLKVAVEKDPNNPILHYTIGTNYDKLVLDTALSSEQKEAMLSEAEKSYKKAIELKPDYFDAYYNMGALYFNRGLEYFIELDKFTPDQFTSEAYRKTDARYKELWNNAIPYLEKAIEIVPDDMPSLHALKNLYARLAMPEKLKAIDERINNLKK; encoded by the coding sequence ATGAAAAAATTAACATCGTTTTTAGTTGCCTTAATAGTATCGGTAGCTGTTTTTGCACAAAAAAACTTGGTTGTTAGCGCATATAATTACCTAAAAGATGGTAAATTAGATAGAGCATTAGCAAGTATTGAACCAGCATCTAAACATCCTCAAACAATGTCTGATGCTAAAACTTGGTTGTATAGAGGAAATGTATATTTAAGTATAGCAATGACAAAAAATGAAAAATATAAAAGTTTATGTTCTGCTCCTCTTGATTCAGCTTATAATTCATATCAAAAATCTATAGCTATAGATAAAGATTATCTTGCTATTACTGCAAATCCACCATCAGCAAAATTAGGTTTGTATTATTTAGGAGACCAATATTTTAATGTAGGTGCAGATCATTATAATAAGCAAGATTGGGCTAATGCTCGTTTTTATTTTGAAAGAACAAAACAAATTAAAAATAGTTTTGGAGATAAAGATTCTGTTGCTACTTTTTATGCTGCACAAGTTGCTATAAAAATGTCTGATAACGAAACAGCTATGAGATATATGAGAGAGCTAATTAGTATGAACTATCAAAAACCTGAAGTTTATTCAATTTTAGCAAATCTATATAAAGAATCAAGTGATACTGCAAGAATGTTGAGTACCATTGAATTAGGACGCAAACGTTTTCCTACCGACTTGGGGCTAATTATTCCTGAAACCAACTATTACTTAACTAAAGGAGATTATCAAAAAGCTCAAGAATTATTGAAAGTTGCTGTTGAAAAAGATCCAAATAATCCAATTTTACATTATACAATAGGAACAAACTACGATAAACTTGTGTTGGATACAGCTTTGTCTTCTGAACAGAAAGAAGCTATGCTTTCTGAAGCTGAAAAATCATATAAAAAAGCAATAGAGCTTAAACCAGATTATTTTGATGCTTATTATAATATGGGAGCTTTATATTTTAATAGAGGACTTGAATATTTTATTGAACTTGATAAATTTACTCCAGACCAATTTACATCAGAAGCTTATAGAAAAACTGATGCAAGATATAAAGAACTATGGAATAATGCCATTCCTTATCTAGAAAAAGCTATTGAAATTGTACCAGATGATATGCCTTCATTACACGCACTAAAAAATTTGTATGCAAGACTTGCAATGCCTGAAAAATTGAAAGCAATAGATGAACGCATAAACAATTTGAAAAAATAA
- the gyrA gene encoding DNA gyrase subunit A codes for MNEVEDLGGRIIQVNIEDQMKSAYIDYSMSVIVSRALPDVRDGLKPVHRRVLFGMNDLGLFSNRPTKKSARIVGEVLGKYHPHGDSSVYDAMVRLAQEWSLRYPLVEGQGNFGSIDGDSAAAMRYTEARLRRIAEEMLLDIDKETVDFALNFDDSLEEPTVLPAKVPNLLLNGASGIAVGMATNMPPHNLKEVVDGIVAYIDNNDISIDELMKFIKAPDFPTGGVIYGYDGVRDAYHTGRGRIVVRGVANIEDSDRHQQIIIKSIPYQVNKTDLVQKIANLVNEKIIDGVSDLRDESNREGMRIVLDLRRDAVPNVILNQLYQQTQLQAAFNVNNIALVKGRPMMLNLKDLVKYFVEHRHEVVTRRTEFELREAEKRAHILEGLLIALDNIDEVVEILRSSKTVDEARERLMERFTLSDIQARAIVDMRLRSLIGLEREKLRAEYDELMQKIEWYKKVLADINLRMQIIKDELLELKEKYGDEPKTDIIYQGKNFRIEDTIANDSVVITISSRGYIKRTPLSEYRTQNRGGKGHKASDVRDEDVLEHIYIASNHDYLLVFTEKGQLYWLRVFEIPEGAKNSKGRPVQNLLPVVIEDKIKAFVNVADLTDKEYVENKYIVFCTEKGIIKKTALEAYSRPRQNGIIAINIREGDSLLKARLTDGNSEILIALQSGRAIRFPESKVRPMGRSASGVKGITLANDKDNVVGMVCLSDKSEQILVVSEKGYGKRSEIEDYRVTNRGGKGVKTINITEKTGKLVTVHAVKDGDELMIINESGIAIRIMVSDLRVMGRATQGVKLINLSKNDSIASVAKIAADLIDDDEVDETEITDETTENTSDDNTEDSN; via the coding sequence ATGAATGAAGTTGAAGATTTAGGCGGAAGAATAATTCAAGTAAATATTGAAGACCAAATGAAATCGGCTTACATTGATTATTCAATGTCGGTGATTGTTTCGAGAGCTTTGCCAGATGTGCGTGACGGACTTAAGCCTGTGCATCGTCGTGTTTTGTTTGGAATGAATGATTTGGGGCTATTTTCTAATCGTCCGACAAAAAAATCGGCTCGTATTGTAGGGGAAGTTTTAGGTAAGTATCATCCACATGGAGACTCATCTGTTTATGATGCTATGGTGCGTTTGGCTCAAGAGTGGTCTTTGAGATATCCATTGGTAGAAGGGCAGGGAAACTTCGGCTCAATAGATGGCGATAGTGCTGCTGCAATGCGTTACACGGAAGCTAGATTACGCCGAATAGCAGAAGAAATGCTTTTGGATATTGACAAGGAAACAGTAGATTTTGCTCTGAATTTTGATGATTCTTTGGAAGAACCTACTGTATTGCCTGCAAAAGTGCCGAATTTATTGCTAAATGGCGCAAGTGGAATTGCGGTTGGTATGGCTACCAATATGCCTCCTCATAATTTAAAGGAAGTAGTTGATGGAATCGTTGCTTATATTGATAATAATGATATTAGCATTGATGAACTGATGAAGTTTATTAAAGCTCCAGATTTTCCTACTGGTGGAGTTATTTATGGATATGATGGTGTACGTGATGCATATCATACTGGTCGTGGTAGAATTGTGGTTAGAGGTGTTGCTAATATTGAAGATTCTGATAGACACCAGCAAATAATTATTAAATCTATTCCTTATCAAGTAAATAAAACAGATTTAGTTCAAAAAATTGCAAATCTTGTAAATGAAAAAATAATAGATGGTGTTTCCGACTTACGAGATGAATCCAATAGAGAAGGAATGCGTATTGTTTTAGATTTGCGTAGAGATGCGGTTCCTAATGTAATTTTAAATCAACTTTATCAGCAAACTCAATTGCAGGCTGCTTTTAATGTAAATAATATTGCTTTAGTAAAAGGTCGCCCAATGATGCTTAATCTAAAAGATTTGGTTAAGTATTTTGTTGAGCATAGACATGAAGTTGTTACTCGTAGAACAGAATTTGAATTAAGAGAAGCAGAAAAACGTGCTCATATTTTAGAAGGACTGCTAATTGCATTAGATAATATTGATGAAGTAGTTGAAATTTTACGTTCAAGCAAAACTGTTGATGAAGCTCGCGAAAGGCTTATGGAGCGTTTTACACTCTCAGATATTCAAGCGAGAGCAATTGTTGATATGCGTTTGCGTTCTCTTATTGGACTTGAACGAGAAAAACTCAGGGCAGAATATGATGAATTAATGCAAAAGATTGAATGGTATAAAAAGGTGTTGGCTGACATTAATTTAAGAATGCAGATTATTAAAGATGAGTTGCTAGAACTAAAAGAAAAATATGGTGATGAGCCAAAAACAGATATAATTTATCAAGGGAAAAATTTCAGAATAGAGGACACTATTGCAAATGACAGTGTAGTTATTACAATTAGCAGTAGAGGCTATATCAAGCGTACTCCGCTTTCTGAGTACCGCACTCAAAACAGAGGAGGCAAGGGACATAAAGCTAGTGATGTAAGAGATGAAGATGTACTTGAGCATATTTACATAGCTTCAAATCATGACTATTTACTAGTGTTCACAGAAAAAGGACAATTGTATTGGCTTAGAGTTTTTGAAATTCCAGAAGGAGCTAAAAATAGTAAAGGAAGACCTGTTCAAAACTTGTTGCCAGTTGTTATCGAAGACAAGATAAAAGCATTTGTAAATGTTGCCGACCTCACAGATAAAGAATATGTTGAAAATAAATATATTGTCTTTTGTACTGAGAAAGGTATAATTAAAAAAACAGCTCTTGAAGCATATAGTCGCCCTCGCCAAAATGGTATTATTGCTATAAATATTAGGGAAGGAGATAGCTTGTTGAAAGCTAGACTTACAGATGGTAATAGTGAGATATTAATTGCTTTGCAGTCTGGAAGAGCTATTCGCTTCCCTGAATCAAAAGTTCGCCCTATGGGACGTAGTGCAAGCGGCGTAAAAGGTATAACTCTTGCAAATGATAAAGATAACGTAGTTGGAATGGTTTGCCTATCTGATAAAAGCGAGCAAATTTTGGTGGTTTCTGAAAAAGGCTATGGAAAACGCTCTGAAATTGAAGATTATAGAGTTACAAACAGAGGAGGCAAGGGCGTTAAAACAATTAATATTACTGAAAAAACAGGAAAATTAGTTACAGTTCATGCTGTAAAAGATGGCGATGAATTAATGATTATAAATGAGAGTGGAATTGCTATTAGAATTATGGTGTCAGATTTGCGTGTTATGGGCAGAGCCACTCAAGGAGTTAAATTGATTAATTTATCTAAAAATGATTCTATTGCTTCGGTTGCAAAAATTGCTGCAGATTTAATAGATGATGATGAAGTTGATGAAACTGAAATTACTGATGAAACAACTGAAAATACAAGTGATGATAATACCGAAGATTCTAATTAA
- a CDS encoding phosphosulfolactate synthase produces MNNFNLSHLPERTSKPRKFGVNMIMDKGMSLREAEDMIDVSGHLIDFVKLGFGTSLITGRLDEKIRFYHNAGVKLYFGGTLFEAFLIRNKVDDFKRVLDKYKMDTVEISDGSMDMDHDLKCKYISEFAKNYTVLSEVGSKRVEINLSDEEWVLEMKKENQAGSTFVIAEAREAGNIGIYDKSGAVKTDLIKLISQHFDVNKILWEAPQKNQQVYFIKEYGANVNLGNIAPNEVIPLETIRLGLRGDTFLHFLPDELKTL; encoded by the coding sequence ATGAATAATTTTAATTTGTCACATTTACCAGAAAGAACTTCCAAACCACGTAAATTTGGTGTTAATATGATTATGGATAAAGGCATGAGCCTTAGAGAAGCAGAAGATATGATTGACGTGTCCGGTCATTTGATTGATTTTGTTAAATTAGGCTTTGGAACTTCTCTTATTACAGGTAGATTAGATGAAAAAATTCGTTTTTATCATAATGCTGGCGTGAAATTATATTTTGGCGGAACCCTTTTCGAAGCTTTTTTGATAAGAAATAAGGTTGACGATTTCAAACGTGTTTTGGATAAATATAAAATGGATACTGTTGAAATTAGCGATGGCTCCATGGATATGGATCATGATTTGAAATGTAAATACATTAGCGAATTTGCTAAAAATTACACAGTGCTAAGCGAAGTTGGCTCAAAGCGTGTTGAAATAAACTTATCAGACGAAGAATGGGTTTTGGAAATGAAAAAAGAAAATCAAGCAGGATCTACTTTTGTAATTGCTGAAGCTCGCGAAGCTGGCAATATTGGTATATATGACAAGAGCGGAGCTGTGAAAACTGATTTGATAAAGCTTATTTCACAACATTTCGATGTGAATAAAATTCTTTGGGAAGCTCCTCAGAAAAATCAACAAGTATATTTTATAAAAGAATATGGAGCTAATGTAAATCTTGGAAATATTGCGCCAAATGAAGTAATTCCTCTTGAAACAATAAGATTGGGACTTAGAGGTGATACTTTTTTGCATTTTTTGCCTGATGAACTAAAAACGCTTTAA
- a CDS encoding tetratricopeptide repeat protein — MSGSDDYFMGNDEMQNELVERFLNSIKYNSNEYFEPEELEIIIEALMQNEDYDNAKHAIDFGLQIYPDNEEILLLNIRYNLDEGLLNVAEKLSNEFLNIYPENSEGYYMLGSVYSDMGQHNEAVAMFEKAIDIDPEAEHVIIALSMEYHFVGKYRKSIDTTKQILNKNPDSELAINQLMFIYQTYDEINEAVIFLRDFTDKNPLNYLAWFHLANMLNINNEWHKAIEAYDFALAIEPDFSLAIYGKGRSYMFAGDIVKAAECFYETSFVDDLRAVSFLALGDAYSQMNNYSKATEFYLKSIEADPDFVDPEMGLAYCLYMMNLEEEALRHVDKVILKEPERSEAHNLKGNILVDLDEFYQGILSFRNALKYDKELEDAWLDMSEAYHFVEGPEKALEVINEAEEVMENNNPLIAYRKAALLFELGRNQEAISQLFNGLSLNPDLYTTMYSYNKDLEKNEIIQEIVTMFLNQ, encoded by the coding sequence ATGAGTGGTTCAGATGATTATTTTATGGGAAATGATGAAATGCAGAACGAATTAGTTGAGCGTTTTTTGAATTCTATAAAATATAATAGTAATGAATATTTTGAACCCGAAGAGTTGGAGATTATTATTGAAGCTCTAATGCAAAATGAAGATTATGACAATGCAAAACATGCTATTGATTTTGGATTGCAGATATATCCTGATAATGAAGAAATACTTTTGCTAAACATAAGATACAATCTTGATGAAGGATTGCTAAATGTAGCTGAAAAATTGTCTAATGAGTTTTTGAATATATATCCTGAAAATTCAGAAGGATATTACATGCTAGGCTCCGTATATAGTGATATGGGGCAGCATAACGAAGCTGTAGCTATGTTTGAAAAAGCCATCGATATTGACCCAGAGGCTGAACATGTAATTATTGCTTTAAGCATGGAGTATCATTTTGTTGGGAAATACCGCAAATCTATTGATACTACTAAGCAAATATTAAATAAAAATCCTGATAGTGAGTTGGCAATAAATCAGCTTATGTTTATTTATCAAACTTATGATGAAATAAATGAGGCTGTAATTTTTTTACGTGATTTTACAGATAAAAATCCTTTAAATTATTTAGCATGGTTTCATCTTGCAAACATGTTGAATATTAATAATGAATGGCATAAAGCTATAGAGGCTTATGATTTTGCATTAGCAATTGAGCCTGATTTTTCATTGGCTATTTATGGAAAAGGGCGTTCTTACATGTTTGCGGGCGATATTGTAAAGGCTGCCGAATGTTTTTATGAAACCTCTTTTGTAGATGATTTGCGAGCAGTGTCATTTTTAGCTTTAGGAGACGCTTATTCGCAGATGAACAACTATTCTAAGGCAACGGAATTTTATCTTAAAAGCATAGAAGCTGACCCTGATTTTGTCGATCCAGAAATGGGACTTGCTTATTGTCTATATATGATGAATCTTGAAGAAGAAGCTTTAAGGCATGTTGATAAAGTGATTTTAAAAGAGCCAGAACGAAGCGAAGCACATAATTTGAAAGGAAATATTTTAGTAGATTTAGATGAGTTTTATCAAGGTATTTTGTCTTTTCGTAATGCCTTGAAATATGATAAAGAGCTCGAAGATGCATGGCTAGATATGAGCGAAGCCTATCATTTTGTTGAAGGACCAGAAAAAGCCCTTGAAGTGATTAATGAGGCTGAAGAAGTTATGGAAAATAATAATCCACTAATTGCTTATAGAAAAGCTGCTTTGCTATTTGAATTGGGTCGTAATCAGGAGGCTATATCTCAACTTTTTAATGGTTTGTCGCTAAATCCGGATTTATATACCACGATGTATAGCTACAATAAAGACCTTGAAAAAAATGAAATAATCCAAGAAATTGTAACAATGTTTTTAAATCAATAA